In Legionella spiritensis, the following proteins share a genomic window:
- a CDS encoding OmpP1/FadL family transporter produces the protein MKSMQKPMNTILSAAMASIMCAGTAHAGGFSLYTESNGSAVGNYGAGLAAEAADASTGWYNPAGLSLIREQQAVVGGVGVFPSSEITGTTTFATVGVPPYMQSFTDMDGAVNALVPSFHYARPLGENSTVGLSIVSPFGLSTEWDRLDPVRYAATFTELLTTNISPEIGGKITENFALGAGIDFQYARVKFNSILGSPAALQAIGANPIFLDSYSYNRGHSFGVGFHGGALLMFNDNHTRLGLNYQSKMNHKFHGYSRLTGNLASPTLANHNAVFWSNNLASNNIEFPEIVTLSAYHDVNEKVALLGSVVYTGWHVLRNIELDNVAGFAAGFGQVKLNSTASQYYRNAWRAAIGANVHVNEQWMLRVGGGYDQTPTRDAFRDVRLPDTNRWALSIGAHYQYRPDLGVDVGYTHLFGENTTINKTITAGAGSTFNVNAKAEGRADLLGVQAVWTMDQPAVPAGK, from the coding sequence GTGAAAAGCATGCAAAAACCCATGAATACAATTCTTAGTGCAGCGATGGCCAGCATTATGTGCGCTGGAACAGCTCATGCAGGGGGCTTTTCCCTGTACACTGAAAGTAATGGGTCCGCAGTGGGTAATTATGGTGCGGGACTGGCAGCCGAAGCAGCGGATGCCTCAACCGGCTGGTATAATCCCGCGGGTCTTTCTTTAATTCGTGAACAACAAGCTGTAGTAGGGGGCGTTGGTGTATTCCCCAGTTCGGAGATAACCGGCACGACAACGTTTGCGACGGTCGGTGTTCCTCCCTACATGCAAAGTTTTACCGATATGGATGGCGCTGTAAACGCTCTTGTGCCTTCTTTCCATTACGCACGTCCTCTGGGAGAAAATTCTACGGTTGGCTTGAGTATCGTGAGCCCGTTTGGTCTTTCCACGGAATGGGACAGGCTTGATCCGGTTCGTTACGCTGCGACCTTTACCGAATTATTAACCACCAATATTTCTCCTGAAATCGGCGGTAAAATCACCGAGAATTTCGCTCTGGGCGCCGGTATTGATTTTCAATACGCACGGGTTAAATTCAATTCGATTCTGGGTTCACCGGCTGCGCTGCAGGCTATCGGCGCTAACCCGATTTTTCTGGATTCCTATTCCTATAACAGAGGACATTCCTTCGGGGTGGGATTCCATGGCGGTGCATTGTTGATGTTTAACGACAATCATACTCGCCTCGGTTTGAACTACCAGTCCAAAATGAACCATAAATTCCATGGTTACAGCCGTTTGACTGGTAATCTGGCTTCTCCGACCCTGGCCAATCACAATGCCGTGTTCTGGAGCAACAACCTGGCCAGTAACAATATTGAGTTTCCTGAAATTGTTACCTTATCCGCTTATCACGACGTGAATGAGAAGGTAGCCTTGTTGGGATCCGTCGTGTACACAGGCTGGCATGTGTTAAGAAATATCGAGCTTGACAACGTCGCCGGATTTGCAGCCGGTTTCGGACAAGTCAAACTGAACTCGACAGCTTCACAGTATTACCGCAACGCCTGGCGTGCCGCAATCGGCGCCAATGTTCACGTGAATGAACAATGGATGCTGCGAGTGGGTGGCGGTTATGATCAGACTCCCACCCGGGATGCTTTCCGGGATGTGCGATTGCCTGATACCAACCGTTGGGCGTTATCCATTGGTGCGCATTATCAATATCGTCCCGATCTGGGTGTGGATGTTGGTTATACGCATTTATTCGGTGAAAACACGACGATTAATAAAACCATCACCGCTGGTGCTGGCAGTACCTTTAATGTCAATGCGAAAGCGGAAGGTCGTGCGGATCTGCTGGGTGTCCAGGCTGTCTGGACTATGGATCAGCCGGCGGTTCCTGCAGGCAAGTAA
- a CDS encoding alpha/beta hydrolase, with protein MTSGKLLNSEILQFLMQYNELMKTLPRDIPLAEARMMYENFAMNHAGVPLKMARIDDLNILNQEKNYWIPVRIYRPKPDTMLPGLLYFHGGGWQKGSLNTHDSICRNLALRGCCTVISVQWRLAPEHRFPAGLKDCHDVYHWLLHHAPLYNIDAQRIAIGGDSAGGNLAAALALCLKEQGTPQPVCQLLLYPSLDLTCGASSYQTYGEDYFLTTEKIHDYIKYYINQASDIENPLVSPLKANDLSGLASALIITAGFDPLRDEGEAYAGKLRQCHVPVIHKCYESMIHAFLHMTETVSEVRIIFNDIAKMLQQGFDRNIG; from the coding sequence ATGACTTCCGGGAAATTGTTAAACTCCGAAATTTTGCAATTTTTAATGCAATATAATGAATTGATGAAAACCCTGCCCCGGGACATTCCTCTCGCAGAGGCTCGAATGATGTATGAAAATTTTGCCATGAACCATGCGGGAGTACCGTTAAAAATGGCGCGCATCGATGATTTGAATATTCTCAACCAGGAAAAAAATTATTGGATCCCCGTCCGGATTTATCGGCCAAAACCGGATACAATGTTGCCCGGATTGTTGTATTTTCATGGTGGAGGCTGGCAGAAAGGCAGTCTTAACACTCATGATTCTATATGTAGAAATCTGGCCTTGCGCGGTTGTTGTACCGTAATTTCTGTACAATGGCGACTGGCTCCGGAGCATCGTTTTCCTGCAGGATTAAAGGATTGCCATGATGTGTATCATTGGTTATTGCACCATGCGCCTCTTTATAATATTGATGCCCAGCGCATTGCCATAGGTGGGGACAGTGCCGGAGGCAATCTGGCTGCCGCCCTGGCACTCTGTCTCAAAGAGCAGGGCACTCCGCAACCCGTATGCCAGCTTTTACTGTATCCTTCACTGGATTTGACGTGCGGTGCGTCCTCGTATCAAACGTATGGAGAGGACTACTTTCTGACAACGGAAAAAATTCATGATTATATAAAATATTATATCAATCAGGCCTCTGATATTGAAAATCCTCTGGTAAGCCCGCTTAAAGCGAACGATCTCTCGGGATTAGCATCTGCGCTTATCATTACGGCGGGTTTTGATCCCTTGCGCGATGAAGGTGAGGCTTATGCCGGGAAATTAAGGCAATGCCATGTGCCGGTCATCCATAAATGTTATGAATCCATGATCCACGCTTTCCTGCACATGACGGAAACGGTTTCGGAAGTCCGGATTATTTTTAACGACATCGCGAAAATGTTACAACAGGGTTTTGATAGAAACATTGGTTAG
- a CDS encoding NYN domain-containing protein yields MTNKNITDESTPKLAVLIDADNARATNIEYLLTEIASYGEAIVKRIYGDFTSPSSAQWKKVLHTYAIKPVQQFAFTKGKNATDSALIIDAMDLLYTNRFNGFCIVSSDSDFTSLANRIREEGLLVYGIGEKKTPDAFRNACNKFIFTEILCPEKPKATKFEKDSRKTGNILDKPAKSKSTSPEFPKDFILEALNNSCDDSGWAYLGKFGSYLTKLKPDFDARLYGFKKLSDLVRGNPEIFDIEERTNPASLSKELYIRSKI; encoded by the coding sequence ATGACAAACAAAAATATTACGGACGAATCCACCCCCAAACTTGCCGTTCTCATTGATGCCGACAATGCTCGTGCAACCAATATAGAATATTTATTAACGGAAATAGCCAGTTATGGAGAGGCCATTGTAAAGCGCATATATGGCGATTTTACCTCACCATCCAGCGCCCAGTGGAAAAAGGTTCTGCACACATATGCCATTAAGCCGGTTCAGCAGTTTGCCTTTACCAAGGGGAAAAATGCCACTGACAGCGCCTTAATCATCGATGCCATGGACCTGCTTTATACCAATCGATTTAATGGCTTTTGCATCGTATCGAGCGATAGTGATTTCACGAGTCTCGCGAACAGAATCCGTGAAGAAGGCTTGCTGGTTTATGGCATTGGAGAAAAGAAAACGCCTGATGCTTTTCGCAATGCCTGTAATAAATTCATTTTCACTGAAATTTTATGCCCTGAAAAACCCAAAGCAACCAAATTTGAAAAGGATTCCCGAAAAACAGGCAACATTTTAGACAAGCCTGCAAAATCAAAAAGTACGTCTCCGGAATTTCCCAAGGACTTTATACTGGAAGCATTAAACAACTCTTGTGATGATAGCGGTTGGGCTTACCTGGGAAAATTTGGTAGTTATCTGACCAAGTTAAAGCCGGACTTTGATGCCAGACTTTATGGTTTTAAAAAACTTAGTGATCTGGTAAGAGGAAACCCTGAGATATTTGATATCGAAGAAAGAACCAATCCCGCCTCCTTGTCTAAAGAATTGTATATTCGGAGTAAGATATAA
- a CDS encoding HD domain-containing phosphohydrolase, translating into MNMENQEEMNVVQVMFTVLARLLSPCIICDRTGRIIFANNPYKALTSKNTDQQFFWTLFPNSEGMPVYFQKAVEQGIETRSEITFNEMAFISRTIPLSDILINEVLYMLYFEDVTPSVNLTRQLKIENRLLQKSFLDSISAFSNVVESRDPYTSGHQKRVASLAVNIATRANITDRQLINAIYYGALMHDIGKVAIPMEYLVTPRLLTVHEYEIVKTHVTIGHKIISHIDFPWDIQSVVYQHHERLNGSGYPNGLKDDQITVPARIVGIADVFEAMSTDRPYRKHVAREIIFDYFRENRGILFDPYYIDCFFQCVSELKDVYEINLTFKPFDLYDSQY; encoded by the coding sequence ATGAATATGGAAAATCAGGAAGAAATGAATGTCGTGCAGGTGATGTTTACTGTTCTTGCCAGGCTTTTAAGCCCTTGTATCATTTGCGATAGAACCGGAAGAATTATATTTGCCAATAATCCTTATAAAGCCCTGACGTCGAAAAATACCGATCAACAATTTTTCTGGACCTTGTTTCCAAATTCCGAAGGCATGCCCGTTTATTTTCAGAAAGCGGTGGAACAAGGCATTGAAACTCGCTCTGAAATTACATTTAATGAGATGGCGTTTATCAGCCGAACGATTCCATTAAGCGACATTCTGATCAATGAAGTACTGTACATGCTGTATTTTGAGGATGTCACCCCGAGTGTCAATCTTACCAGACAATTAAAAATCGAAAATCGGCTCTTACAAAAATCGTTTCTCGATTCCATCTCGGCTTTCTCTAACGTCGTGGAATCAAGAGACCCCTATACATCCGGCCACCAAAAACGGGTCGCTTCGCTTGCCGTCAACATTGCAACCAGAGCCAATATCACCGACAGACAATTAATCAATGCCATCTATTACGGCGCCTTGATGCACGACATCGGCAAGGTGGCTATCCCTATGGAATACCTGGTCACACCCAGACTATTGACGGTTCATGAATATGAAATTGTGAAAACTCATGTCACCATAGGTCATAAAATCATATCGCACATCGACTTTCCATGGGATATACAATCGGTTGTATATCAACATCACGAACGCCTCAATGGTTCCGGTTATCCCAATGGACTCAAAGACGACCAGATCACCGTACCCGCACGTATTGTCGGCATAGCCGATGTGTTTGAAGCCATGTCTACTGACAGACCTTACCGCAAACACGTTGCCAGAGAAATTATTTTTGACTATTTCAGGGAAAACCGTGGAATCTTGTTTGATCCCTATTATATCGACTGTTTTTTCCAATGTGTTTCAGAACTGAAAGACGTTTATGAAATAAATCTGACTTTCAAACCGTTCGATCTGTATGATTCTCAATACTAG
- a CDS encoding MFS transporter, translating to MKANLIEKDSSTLPSSLPGWMLSVLFVVYQLYLQLSMGALMPPLMRDLSLNAMDISVLTSSFYIVYILMQVPSGALLRKWGPGILIFLGAGCCALGCLLFAGSNTLLSAISGRLLTGLGASCAFVCSISIAATGFSKARVGLMIGLAETIMMVGTWAGINGLSHALILFNWRSTMTFNASLGCAISLLAYCLIPKQKTNKSHSDSYRDFVSIMKRAGLWWHGLYIGLMFSNVTVFASTWAIPFLIKEQGVTHAQAVWEASWTYLGVALASPFAGLLQRFNRNLLVCYGLSAILALVFLISLLFVKHMNPGLGCIPFFILGIASSITVLNYGWVQTNTPREYASMAVGFTNTVALLLVPVLHLIIGRQKIMSYPILYTMIASMLLASILVFIKQPRLTVSPQASLS from the coding sequence ATGAAAGCAAATCTTATTGAAAAAGATAGTTCCACGTTACCTTCCTCTCTCCCGGGCTGGATGCTTTCCGTCTTGTTTGTGGTTTATCAACTGTATTTACAACTGTCCATGGGTGCTTTGATGCCACCTTTAATGAGGGATTTGTCGTTGAATGCCATGGATATCAGTGTGCTCACCAGTTCCTTTTATATCGTATACATACTCATGCAGGTACCGTCCGGAGCATTGTTAAGAAAATGGGGGCCCGGTATACTGATTTTTCTTGGCGCCGGCTGTTGCGCTCTTGGCTGTCTGCTGTTTGCCGGAAGCAATACTCTCTTATCCGCTATTTCGGGCCGCCTGCTTACAGGGCTTGGTGCGTCCTGCGCATTTGTGTGTTCCATCAGTATTGCCGCAACCGGTTTTTCCAAAGCTCGCGTGGGCCTGATGATTGGCCTGGCTGAAACGATAATGATGGTCGGAACCTGGGCAGGAATAAATGGTTTATCGCATGCGCTTATCCTGTTTAACTGGCGCAGCACCATGACCTTTAACGCGTCCCTTGGCTGTGCCATATCCCTGCTTGCTTATTGCCTCATCCCGAAACAAAAAACAAACAAATCCCACAGCGACTCATACAGAGATTTTGTCAGTATTATGAAAAGAGCCGGCTTATGGTGGCATGGTCTTTATATTGGATTGATGTTTAGCAATGTGACTGTCTTTGCCTCCACCTGGGCAATTCCATTCCTTATAAAAGAGCAAGGTGTTACTCACGCTCAGGCCGTCTGGGAAGCCAGTTGGACATACCTCGGTGTCGCCCTGGCAAGTCCCTTTGCAGGGCTACTGCAAAGATTCAACCGCAATCTTCTGGTCTGCTATGGTTTAAGCGCCATACTGGCATTGGTTTTTTTGATCAGTTTGTTATTTGTGAAACACATGAATCCCGGTCTCGGCTGCATTCCATTTTTTATCCTGGGAATAGCGTCAAGCATCACGGTACTCAATTATGGATGGGTGCAGACCAATACCCCCAGGGAATACGCTTCGATGGCCGTTGGTTTTACGAATACCGTAGCCTTGCTTCTGGTGCCTGTACTGCACCTCATTATCGGCAGGCAAAAAATAATGAGTTATCCGATCCTTTATACGATGATCGCAAGCATGCTTCTTGCAAGCATTTTAGTCTTTATAAAACAACCCAGACTTACTGTATCACCACAAGCATCTCTTTCATGA
- a CDS encoding HAD family hydrolase, with the protein MNNLIIFDIDGTLTNTNRVDSDYFERALLESLPVKYIDNQWHNYKYSTDSGMVTEIVQSAFGRDPSLEEIAAIKERFVGYLKTAFLKDKSHCLPLSGASEIFTILTQRGWDIGIATGGWEKSALLKLRTANIPCDGVPIAHSDDHMEREQIITIAIERAKKNYHRPAYSKMIYVGDRIWDKNAARNINIDFIGIGAELGNINEKDFFHINDYTGNAFIQYLESGC; encoded by the coding sequence ATGAATAATTTAATAATATTTGATATTGATGGAACACTAACGAATACCAATCGAGTGGATTCTGATTATTTTGAAAGGGCGCTTCTTGAAAGCTTGCCTGTAAAATACATTGATAATCAATGGCATAACTATAAATATTCCACCGATTCCGGCATGGTAACAGAAATTGTTCAGTCCGCGTTTGGACGGGATCCCTCTTTAGAGGAGATAGCGGCTATAAAAGAACGATTTGTGGGGTATCTTAAAACGGCTTTCCTGAAAGACAAATCCCACTGTCTGCCTCTTTCAGGCGCTTCGGAGATATTTACTATCCTGACGCAACGGGGATGGGATATCGGTATTGCAACCGGTGGCTGGGAAAAATCGGCCTTGTTGAAACTTAGGACGGCGAATATCCCCTGCGATGGTGTGCCCATTGCGCACAGTGATGATCACATGGAAAGAGAGCAGATTATCACCATTGCTATTGAGCGTGCGAAAAAAAATTATCATCGTCCGGCTTATTCAAAAATGATCTACGTAGGAGACAGGATTTGGGATAAAAATGCGGCGCGAAATATCAATATTGATTTTATTGGTATTGGTGCCGAGCTTGGTAATATCAATGAAAAGGATTTTTTTCACATCAATGATTACACGGGAAATGCGTTTATCCAATATTTGGAAAGCGGTTGCTGA
- a CDS encoding bestrophin-like domain has translation MLRSIVSHVYPPFIFLFWITVFLTLSNVVFKYRHASLHIATDMHGTRMVVNIIGALFSIFLGFVVYISWTNYKEATQLVGQEATKIYTVWENSKGFPEPVFHKISDQMQQYVSSLMNDEWSSMKKGRASPVTQKAQSTVYAAFLNYRPSDMYSQNYYNRAMSSLDQASELRNQRLNMLNIIIPSAWYVIVLIGASTIIIVSVFMLENNILGYGIQTLLCLFLSFYLTSIVILSHPLSGIISISNQPYKELLHKITR, from the coding sequence ATGCTGCGAAGCATTGTTTCTCATGTGTATCCACCCTTCATTTTCCTGTTCTGGATAACGGTTTTTTTGACTCTAAGTAACGTTGTTTTTAAATACAGGCATGCAAGTCTGCATATTGCTACCGACATGCACGGCACAAGAATGGTGGTTAATATAATAGGTGCGCTTTTTAGTATATTCCTGGGATTTGTGGTTTATATTTCCTGGACTAACTATAAAGAGGCGACGCAACTGGTAGGGCAGGAAGCCACTAAAATATACACGGTCTGGGAAAACAGCAAAGGTTTTCCGGAGCCGGTTTTTCACAAGATAAGCGACCAGATGCAGCAATACGTTTCATCGCTGATGAATGATGAGTGGTCTTCGATGAAAAAGGGCAGGGCATCGCCAGTCACACAAAAGGCACAGAGTACTGTCTACGCCGCGTTTTTGAATTATCGTCCGTCTGATATGTATAGCCAAAACTATTATAACAGGGCGATGTCTTCTTTGGATCAAGCCAGTGAACTTCGTAATCAGCGCCTGAATATGCTTAACATTATCATTCCTTCGGCCTGGTACGTGATTGTATTAATTGGCGCCTCTACTATTATTATTGTTTCCGTGTTTATGCTGGAAAATAATATTCTGGGGTATGGTATTCAAACATTACTGTGTTTGTTTCTATCCTTTTACCTCACGTCAATTGTCATTCTAAGCCACCCCTTATCCGGGATCATCTCCATCTCCAACCAGCCCTATAAAGAACTTCTTCATAAGATAACCCGTTAG
- a CDS encoding GFA family protein: MDPITGKCHCGKNSFVLSADPEFQFICYCHNCQLLNSGGHLCGMLFDKNCLEEARATQTYTYKGGSGNSIILHFCPECSTQLYAYPIEYPNKVVIRANTLDNEGFKPQQALFAESSFSWDKPVSMEE, encoded by the coding sequence ATGGATCCTATAACAGGAAAATGTCATTGCGGGAAAAATTCGTTCGTACTCTCTGCTGATCCGGAATTTCAATTCATTTGTTATTGTCATAATTGTCAGTTATTAAATAGCGGTGGTCATTTGTGCGGTATGCTTTTTGATAAAAACTGTCTGGAGGAGGCCAGGGCCACACAAACCTACACGTACAAGGGTGGCAGCGGGAACTCAATAATTCTGCACTTCTGTCCCGAGTGCTCTACGCAATTATACGCATACCCTATAGAGTATCCCAACAAGGTTGTGATCCGGGCAAACACTCTGGACAACGAAGGTTTTAAGCCGCAGCAAGCCCTTTTCGCCGAATCGTCTTTTTCCTGGGATAAACCTGTTTCCATGGAAGAATAA
- a CDS encoding carbonic anhydrase family protein: MKTITKELQRQITPELAIELLKNGNQRFIQNLSYNRNLLQQVNETANGQYPFATILSCIDSRTPAELIFDQGLGDIFSIRIAGNVINDDILGSMEFACEIAGSKLIVVLGHTSCGAVKGACDSVEMEHLSGLLRKIDPAIEKEKSINEQRNGNNPRFVDAVAKLNVMNSIDTVLHESDILKRLVSNGQIRIIGGLYDVASGEVSLFDN; the protein is encoded by the coding sequence ATGAAAACCATCACAAAAGAATTACAACGCCAGATTACGCCTGAACTAGCCATTGAACTTCTTAAAAATGGCAATCAGCGTTTTATACAAAACTTGAGCTACAATAGAAATCTTTTGCAGCAGGTTAATGAAACGGCCAATGGACAATATCCCTTCGCAACCATTTTAAGCTGCATCGACTCCAGAACCCCGGCGGAATTAATTTTCGATCAAGGACTCGGAGATATCTTCAGTATCCGTATCGCCGGCAATGTTATTAATGATGATATCCTGGGAAGCATGGAATTCGCCTGTGAAATTGCCGGCTCAAAACTTATAGTCGTGTTGGGACATACCAGTTGCGGCGCAGTCAAAGGGGCGTGTGACAGCGTGGAAATGGAGCATTTGTCCGGCCTGTTACGAAAAATTGATCCGGCTATTGAAAAAGAAAAGTCCATTAACGAGCAACGTAATGGCAATAATCCGCGCTTCGTGGATGCGGTGGCCAAATTAAATGTTATGAACAGCATTGACACGGTGTTACACGAAAGCGACATTTTAAAAAGACTGGTCTCCAACGGACAAATCAGGATAATCGGTGGTTTGTATGACGTAGCCAGTGGTGAGGTGTCTTTGTTTGACAACTAG
- a CDS encoding catalase has protein sequence MSAKDNHQKFTTTDSGIPVPSDEYSLTIGPNGPIVLHDHYLIEQMANFNRERIPERQPHAKGGGAFGHFEVTEDVSKYTKAAVFQPGTKTDIVIRFSTVAGERGSPDTWRDPRGFAVKFYTSEGNFDLVGNNTPVFFVRDPMKFQHFIRSQKRRANNNLRDHDMQWDFWSLSPESAHQVTWLMGDRGIPKSWRHMNGYSSHTYMWVNAEGEKFWVKYHFKTDQGIECLTQQEADHLAGTDSDYHTRDLHEAILRGDYPSWTLYMQIMPFKEAETYRFNPFDLTKVWPHGDYPLVKVGKLTLNRNPTDYHTEIEQAAFEPNNMVPGTGISPDKMLLARIFSYADAHRARLGVNYKQIPVNKPKCPVYSYSKEGAMRVENVSDPVYAPNSKGGPQADSSRNPEVATWEAHGDFVRAAYTLRKDDNDFVQANTLVNKVLDNDARDRLVSNVVGHLKNGVSEPVLKRTFEYWKNIDQEIGNRIEKGVREG, from the coding sequence ATGTCAGCCAAGGACAACCATCAAAAATTCACCACAACCGATTCGGGAATACCTGTGCCAAGCGATGAGTACTCGCTGACCATTGGACCAAACGGACCCATTGTTTTGCACGATCACTACCTGATTGAGCAGATGGCGAACTTTAATCGTGAAAGAATCCCGGAACGCCAGCCGCATGCCAAAGGAGGCGGCGCGTTCGGACATTTCGAGGTAACCGAAGACGTCAGCAAATACACCAAAGCCGCCGTATTCCAGCCAGGGACAAAAACGGATATCGTAATTCGCTTTTCAACCGTTGCGGGTGAGCGAGGAAGCCCCGATACCTGGCGCGACCCTCGTGGATTCGCAGTAAAATTCTACACCAGCGAGGGTAACTTCGATCTGGTTGGAAACAACACGCCTGTTTTCTTTGTGCGCGATCCAATGAAATTCCAGCACTTTATCCGCTCGCAGAAACGCCGCGCCAATAACAACCTGCGCGACCACGACATGCAATGGGATTTCTGGAGCCTGTCACCGGAATCGGCGCATCAGGTAACATGGTTGATGGGTGATCGCGGCATCCCGAAATCCTGGCGCCACATGAATGGCTATTCCAGCCATACTTACATGTGGGTGAATGCCGAGGGTGAGAAATTCTGGGTCAAATATCACTTCAAAACCGACCAGGGCATTGAATGTCTGACCCAGCAGGAAGCGGATCACCTTGCGGGTACGGACAGCGACTACCACACCCGCGATCTGCATGAGGCTATCTTGCGTGGCGACTATCCGAGCTGGACGCTGTATATGCAGATTATGCCTTTCAAAGAGGCTGAAACCTACCGTTTCAATCCGTTTGACCTTACCAAAGTATGGCCGCATGGAGACTATCCTCTTGTCAAAGTCGGCAAACTGACTCTCAATCGCAATCCGACCGATTATCATACTGAAATAGAACAGGCTGCGTTTGAACCTAATAATATGGTACCCGGAACTGGAATCAGTCCGGACAAGATGCTTCTTGCAAGAATATTCTCCTATGCGGACGCGCACCGTGCCAGGCTGGGTGTGAACTACAAGCAGATACCGGTTAACAAACCGAAATGTCCTGTTTACAGCTATAGCAAGGAAGGCGCCATGCGTGTTGAGAATGTCTCGGATCCGGTTTACGCGCCCAACTCCAAGGGAGGCCCGCAGGCAGACAGCTCAAGAAATCCCGAGGTAGCGACATGGGAAGCACATGGTGATTTCGTACGTGCGGCCTATACGCTGCGCAAGGACGACAATGACTTTGTACAGGCTAATACGCTGGTCAACAAGGTGCTGGACAATGATGCCCGGGACAGACTGGTCAGCAACGTAGTCGGTCATTTGAAAAACGGCGTCAGCGAACCTGTGCTAAAAAGAACATTCGAATATTGGAAAAACATTGATCAGGAAATCGGTAACCGTATCGAAAAAGGAGTCAGGGAAGGTTGA
- the bla gene encoding class A beta-lactamase, giving the protein MNTGNQHQINYRANQRFPMGCTSKVIGVSAVLNKSMTDPMLLGKKITYQTIDLASWSPVTGKHVKDGMTVEALCSAAIRYSDNTAMNLLVKELGGLEAINAYAKQLGDHQFRQDNIWPDEAFSGGDDPYDSSSPAAMTNNLRQLLLERGLGEKQHKLLQSWMLSNTTGDKRIRAGVPASWKVADKTGTGARYGTTNDIGVIWPGACSPIVMSVYFTQNHKHATPNDRVIVDVTKSVIAALAEKDPCVRDALASNKIG; this is encoded by the coding sequence TTGAACACAGGGAATCAACACCAGATAAACTATCGAGCCAATCAACGCTTTCCAATGGGGTGCACCTCTAAAGTTATAGGCGTGTCTGCGGTCTTGAATAAAAGTATGACTGATCCCATGCTGTTAGGAAAAAAAATAACTTATCAAACTATTGACCTGGCCAGTTGGAGTCCGGTTACCGGCAAGCATGTTAAAGACGGCATGACCGTTGAAGCCTTATGTTCCGCCGCTATTCGTTACAGTGATAACACGGCAATGAATCTTCTTGTTAAAGAACTGGGCGGGCTTGAAGCCATCAATGCTTATGCGAAACAACTTGGCGATCATCAATTTCGGCAGGATAACATCTGGCCGGACGAGGCTTTTTCAGGCGGTGACGATCCCTACGATTCCTCGTCACCCGCCGCTATGACCAATAACCTCAGGCAATTGCTTCTGGAGCGGGGATTAGGTGAAAAACAACACAAACTATTACAATCCTGGATGTTGAGCAATACAACAGGCGACAAACGAATCAGGGCCGGTGTGCCAGCGTCCTGGAAGGTTGCGGATAAAACTGGAACAGGGGCTCGTTATGGCACGACAAACGATATAGGCGTTATCTGGCCTGGTGCTTGTTCTCCGATAGTGATGTCTGTCTATTTTACCCAAAACCACAAGCATGCAACACCGAATGACAGAGTTATCGTTGATGTAACAAAATCTGTTATCGCAGCGTTGGCTGAGAAGGATCCTTGTGTCAGGGATGCCCTTGCAAGTAATAAAATCGGGTAG
- a CDS encoding DUF6962 family protein, whose amino-acid sequence MDAIITNALTNALHALFLLSYFILAFRQWQKGNAKFTGFIVSFFLIVFLLKILGVLVHYLSGNDYVNDLWLAIAMGVVLHNYFLIHAMRIPETLRAITMVFSLFLAGCFIIHDNFIFIALLLIMVYLLAAIYSEKLTRFGFISVITANIIWIILREGSRFILGYEVPIEWRFDNDVYHLLLIIATFIVYLSIQRGDWSYPKN is encoded by the coding sequence ATGGACGCTATAATCACCAACGCACTAACCAATGCCTTGCATGCCCTGTTTCTATTAAGCTATTTTATTCTGGCTTTCCGGCAATGGCAAAAAGGAAATGCGAAGTTTACGGGGTTTATCGTTTCCTTTTTCCTTATTGTGTTTCTTCTGAAAATTCTTGGTGTTCTGGTCCATTATTTAAGCGGAAATGACTACGTCAACGACTTATGGCTAGCCATTGCAATGGGGGTCGTATTGCATAATTATTTTCTCATTCACGCCATGCGTATTCCTGAGACATTGAGAGCCATAACCATGGTTTTTTCCCTGTTTCTGGCGGGTTGTTTTATTATTCATGATAATTTTATTTTCATAGCCCTATTGTTAATTATGGTTTATCTTCTCGCCGCCATTTATTCTGAAAAACTGACGCGATTTGGTTTTATCTCTGTGATTACTGCAAATATCATCTGGATAATTTTACGTGAGGGCAGTCGGTTTATTCTTGGCTATGAGGTACCGATTGAATGGCGATTTGATAATGACGTGTATCATTTGCTATTGATTATTGCAACGTTTATCGTTTACCTCTCCATACAAAGAGGAGACTGGAGTTACCCGAAAAATTAA